The genomic segment AACTGTTGTAATGGTCAATGTGCTAATTGCGCATACTGTATTGTCAAATTCAAACTTTGATTTAGATGTTACTtgttttttaatgtttatggtgataattatacaacCCTCTtatgaatttaattatgataattaaaaaatacaattgattaattataaaatcgTCGACCTTAATAAATAGACTGTAGGCTGAttgtgaaaataattaatttattaagtGAATTTCAACTTAACTGGGGCCGGTCAATGGTCCATGTCACAGAAAAACtcaacatatatatttacgAATTCATAACTACACTCCTCAGTGAAGATGGACAAATGGACAATTTACACACTTTGGCTAGAAAATCATgcattattaaacaaataattatatgtatgaAACGAGATTCCATAACATCTCTACGCCAGCTATACTACAATAGCCCATTAGTATTCAAAAATCAAACCCAAAGCAACAAAATCCTAGGTTTGATTACCAAGGAGATCGAATTGACTCGAGAGCAATTGCACATACATGCTTCGGAAAAGGGTTTAATTGCCAGTAAgcatatcaaaattaacaatttaaaagGTATAACTTATTTATATAGTCAAtcacaaaaatatttacatacaaTCGGATATCGGTGTAGGGACTAACCTATATATATAGGACAAGTACTACGTTATACTCAATGGGGTCAAACCACTTGTTCTATCCAAACTTAAGTTTGTACTTGTACTAGTGATGTAATTTAGATAGTGGAAAAGGAAActatttttaaacaatttgtcaCCTCAAATTTCCTTGAGATGTGCGTATAAAATGACTTAGTTTCAATACCTGTGCCATTGTCTGTACCAAAGGATTCCCTGGTGATGCAACCACTTACAAAGATTTTGGAACCAGGAATTTATTACAACACCTGGGAACTATTggttcaaaattttacgTACTTACTGATTATAACCCTCATGGTACCATCAAACATATTAAGGATTACTGATAGCATTGACACTACACAGACGCAataattccaaatattgtaaCAACAGCTTAATTAAGACACAAAtcatatacatttacacCAACTGTTTTGGATTCAACTCCTTATCAGCCCTAGGATTTGTAGATACAAAGAATCATTCACTAGGAGGGATAAAGCCATTCTATTCAAGTAAACTAAGGGATCAATTAGTCTAATAGGAACAGATAAAGATGTTTATATCTGTCCATCAAGGAACACATCAAATTCGGCCGCTCATAAGCAAATAATCGATATCAATAACTGGAGGTATACGCCGAATAAGTAGTACAATAGCATTGGGAATGAAGAAGTTAAACTTTGGTTACCAATTGGATTCCATTGATCACATAGTATCCGACATAGTATCTTTGTTGCATAATGAATAAATGCGTATTTATAGGTAGATTATTGCGTAGGAATTACTTCCATGCCGCAAACCGGCATATTCTAAAGCCTCcgtatataattaaacaattcataATGGTGCCGTTTATGTTTATCAATGACTATACATATTATCAATGGAACATATCAAATTCGCGCCAAATATTCACCCACAAAAGGAACAAATTCGGTATGATCAAGCACTGG from the Babesia microti strain RI chromosome I, complete genome genome contains:
- a CDS encoding conserved Plasmodium protein, unknown function (overlaps_old_locusTagID:BBM_I02990), with the protein product MNKCVFIGRLLRRNYFHAANRHILKPPYIIKQFIMVPFMFINDYTYYQWNISNSRQIFTHKRNKFGMIKHWRRKRKKVLIRKSLIPWRPEKKTTRSYKMPKERRVFKIGWSKNKKGGRMLKIRRQR
- a CDS encoding meiotic recombination protein SPO11, putative (SPO11) (overlaps_old_locusTagID:BBM_I02985); translated protein: MVHVTEKLNIYIYEFITTLLSEDGQMDNLHTLARKSCIIKQIIICMKRDSITSLRQLYYNSPLVFKNQTQSNKILGLITKEIELTREQLHIHASEKGLIASKHIKINNLKVNHKNIYIQSDIGDKYYVILNGVKPLVLSKLKFVLIVEKETIFKQFVTSNFLEMCV